A single window of Gossypium arboreum isolate Shixiya-1 chromosome 13, ASM2569848v2, whole genome shotgun sequence DNA harbors:
- the LOC108461111 gene encoding oleosin H1 has protein sequence MAERNVVYGKSVMLAALAGMALAAPLLGMMGFSFLATLTLLFITSPLLLIFSPLLLFAGLVLMGALVGFGIAATMAFAGVSTLAWMYREIRGSLGVGSRRGQLVPGRYLQQTIQEK, from the coding sequence ATGGCGGAAAGGAATGTGGTGTATGGCAAGTCAGTGATGTTGGCAGCACTGGCTGGTATGGCGCTGGCTGCACCGCTGCTAGGAATGATGGGGTTCAGCTTCTTGGCAACACTGACACTGCTATTTATAACGTCACCTCTACTGCTGATTTTCAGTCCACTGCTACTATTTGCCGGGTTGGTTCTCATGGGTGCTTTGGTTGGTTTCGGCATTGCTGCAACCATGGCTTTTGCAGGTGTCTCAACTTTGGCATGGATGTATAGAGAGATAAGAGGTAGTTTAGGAGTTGGTTCCAGGAGGGGTCAATTGGTGCCAGGGAGGTATTTGCAGCAAACAATACAGGAGAAATGA
- the LOC108461110 gene encoding cytochrome c oxidase assembly protein COX15 translates to MFQTRVVASILRRNKAIINSLPSNLKGTCSSRCFTPSSANAVARTSFFGFRSLPKGHHVPSFRNMSTVASVGTEKEGLKMLVTAGPRAQKMVGIWLFGSAAWVFSMVVLGGVTRLTRSGLSMTDWKFTGNLPPLSDDEWQQEFEKYKQSPEYKRVNKGMSIEDFKFIYWMEYAHRMWGRALGMMFALPFSYFLRKGYITMRLGLRLSALFALGAGQGLIGWWMVKSGLEEPASEYVEPRVSPYRLAAHLTSAFVIYSGLFWTALSVVMPEPPAESLAWVQGAAKLKRLAIPVSLIVGITAVSGAFVAGNDAGRAYNTFPKMGDVWVPDNIFDLKPTIRNLFENTSMVQLDHRILATTTLISICGLWWSTKKLDIHPAIRTLVGATFGMAALQVTLGVSTLLSYVPVSLGTAHQAGALTLLTLMLLLNHTVRRPSMSLLKTLPQVTKTAW, encoded by the exons ATGTTTCAAACCAGAGTAGTTGCttcaattctaaggagaaacaaAGCTATAATCAACAGCTTACCATCCAATCTCAAGGGAACCTGTTCCTCTCGTTGTTTTACGCCTTCTTCTGCTAATGCAGTTGCTAGGACCTCCTTTTTTGGCTTTAGATCTCTGCCTAAG GGACATCATGTGCCGTCTTTCAGGAATATGTCCACCGTGGCTTCTGTTGGCACTGAGAAGGAGGGATTGAAGATGCTAGTAACTGCAGGTCCACGTGCTCAGAAAATGGTGGGGATATGGCTTTTCGGTTCTGCTGCATGGGTTTTTAGTATGGTGGTACTAGGTGGTGTCACTCGATTAACCCGATCTGGCCTTTCAATGACTGATTGGAAATTCACCGGGAACCTTCCTCCCCTATCTGATGACGAGTGGCAGCAAGAGTTTGAGAAATACAAGCAGTCACCAGAGTACAAGCG AGTAAACAAAGGGATGAGTATTGaagattttaaatttatatactggATGGAATATGCCCATCGAATGTGGGGGAGAGCCCTAGGCATGATGTTTGCATTGCCGTTCTCGTATTTTCTTCGTAAGGGATATATTACCATGCGCCTTGGACTAAGACTCTCTGCTCTATTTGCTCTTGGTGCTGGTCAGGGTTTAATTGGTTGGTGGATGGTTAAAAGTGGATTAGAG GAACCAGCTTCGGAATATGTTGAGCCCCGAGTGAGCCCTTATAGACTTGCTGCTCATCTTACTTCTGCATTCGTTATTTACAGTGGCCTGTTCTGGACTGCTCTCTCTGTTGTAATGCCTGAACCTCCTGCCGAGTCATTAGCCTGGGTTCAAGGTGCTGCCAAACTCAAGAGGCTTGCAATTCCAGTGAGCCTCATTGTAGGCATTACCGCTGTTTCAGGAGCATTTGTTGCAGGAAACGATGCT GGCCGTGCATACAATACTTTTCCAAAGATGGGAGATGTGTGGGTTCCTGATAATATATTTGACTTGAAACCAACAATCCGAAACTTATTTGAGAATACATCCATGGTGCAG CTTGACCATCGTATCCTTGCAACTACCACTTTAATCTCCATTTGCGGTTTATGGTGGTCGACCAAAAAGCTCGACATCCATCCAGCTATTCGAACTTTGGTTGGCGCCACTTTTGGCATGGCTGCTCTTCAG GTAACGTTAGGTGTATCAACACTTTTATCATATGTGCCTGTTTCACTTGGCACTGCACATCAGGCAGGGGCCTTGACCCTTTTAACACTGATGCTACTTCTCAATCACACTGTGAGGAGGCCATCAATGTCACTTTTGAAAACACTGCCTCAGGTGACAAAGACAGCTTGGTAG